From Cellvibrio zantedeschiae, the proteins below share one genomic window:
- a CDS encoding MFS transporter produces the protein MQSAPLPFERRVVMSLAALYTFRMFGLFLLLPVLALYGTQYEHHTPFLLGVALGAYGASQALLQIPFGILSDRIGRKPIILFGLIVFIIGSVIAAQATSVYGLILGRFLQGGGAISGVVMALLTDLTSDESRTKAMATIGASIGVSFSVAMTVGPLVANWGGVGAIFWITAALGVIGIFILFALIPSVKQAPQPKREALPAPELFWKTFRNPELLRLNVGIFALHFVLMANFMVLPQILEQQLHIERSHHGMLYFPMLVVAFAIMLPFVIIAEKRRKIKPVFLGAIGLLALMELLLMVAPPSLVFTIAAIFLFFVAFNVLEATLPSMVSKIAPAGAKGTATGIYSTSQVIGVSAGGAAGGFLLQHYGMVAVLGLGTLFTLVWLVVAWSMKPPRFLASVLIPLRHHNGDEIAAKLRAVAGVAEVVIVESENTAYLKVDQQLVDRKALNAIVG, from the coding sequence GTGCAATCCGCCCCTCTACCTTTTGAACGCCGCGTTGTTATGTCGCTGGCGGCGCTCTACACCTTCCGCATGTTCGGCCTGTTTTTACTGTTGCCGGTACTGGCGCTTTACGGAACGCAATACGAACATCACACCCCTTTTTTGTTAGGTGTTGCTTTGGGTGCTTATGGGGCGAGCCAGGCGTTATTGCAAATTCCGTTCGGGATACTGTCGGATCGTATTGGTCGCAAGCCGATCATTCTGTTTGGATTAATTGTTTTTATCATCGGCAGCGTTATTGCGGCCCAGGCGACGAGTGTTTACGGCTTGATTCTTGGCCGCTTCTTGCAGGGCGGTGGGGCGATTTCCGGCGTGGTAATGGCGCTGCTGACTGACCTTACGTCTGATGAAAGCCGTACCAAAGCTATGGCGACTATTGGGGCATCAATTGGTGTTTCGTTTTCGGTCGCCATGACAGTTGGCCCGCTGGTAGCAAATTGGGGTGGCGTAGGTGCGATTTTCTGGATTACCGCGGCCTTGGGGGTGATTGGCATTTTCATCCTGTTTGCGTTAATTCCCTCGGTAAAACAAGCACCGCAACCCAAGCGCGAAGCCTTACCCGCGCCAGAATTATTTTGGAAGACCTTTAGAAACCCCGAATTGCTGCGCTTGAATGTGGGCATTTTTGCACTGCATTTTGTGTTGATGGCAAACTTTATGGTGCTACCGCAAATTCTTGAACAGCAGCTGCACATCGAGCGCAGTCACCACGGCATGCTGTATTTTCCCATGTTGGTTGTGGCCTTTGCGATTATGTTGCCCTTTGTGATCATCGCGGAAAAACGCCGCAAAATTAAACCGGTTTTTCTTGGCGCTATAGGTCTTTTGGCGTTGATGGAATTATTGCTGATGGTTGCGCCGCCAAGCCTGGTTTTCACTATCGCTGCCATCTTCCTGTTTTTTGTCGCCTTCAACGTATTGGAGGCGACTTTACCCTCAATGGTTAGCAAAATTGCGCCTGCAGGCGCAAAAGGTACGGCGACGGGGATTTATTCTACTAGCCAGGTAATTGGTGTGTCGGCTGGTGGCGCTGCGGGCGGATTTTTATTGCAGCACTACGGCATGGTTGCCGTGCTCGGTTTGGGTACGCTGTTTACCTTGGTATGGCTGGTAGTTGCTTGGTCAATGAAGCCACCGCGCTTCCTCGCCAGCGTGCTTATTCCATTGCGTCACCACAACGGCGACGAGATTGCAGCCAAGCTGCGCGCAGTGGCAGGCGTAGCAGAAGTGGTGATTGTAGAGTCCGAAAACACTGCCTATCTTAAGGTTGACCAGCAGTTGGTAGATCGCAAGGCGCTAAACGCCATTGTCGGTTGA
- the ssb gene encoding single-stranded DNA-binding protein, whose amino-acid sequence MARGINKVIIIGNIGQDPEVKYMPSGGAVTNVSIATSETWKDKNTGQPQERTEWHRVVFFNRLGEIAGEYLKKGSKVYIEGSLRTRKWQAQDGTDRYTTEIVANEMQMLDGRSDNQGGGYNQGGGFNQDQQYGAPQGGGYQGGAAPAPQQNRPQQGGYGNQAPAHNAPQQPAGFDSFDDDIPF is encoded by the coding sequence ATGGCCCGCGGTATTAATAAAGTCATCATCATTGGCAACATCGGCCAAGACCCAGAAGTTAAATACATGCCTTCCGGCGGCGCAGTGACTAACGTCAGCATCGCAACCTCAGAAACCTGGAAAGACAAAAATACCGGCCAACCACAAGAGCGTACCGAATGGCACCGTGTGGTGTTCTTTAATCGCTTGGGCGAAATCGCTGGCGAATATTTGAAGAAAGGCAGCAAGGTTTATATCGAAGGTTCATTGCGTACCCGCAAGTGGCAAGCGCAAGACGGCACCGACCGTTACACCACTGAAATCGTCGCCAACGAAATGCAAATGCTCGATGGCCGCAGCGACAACCAGGGTGGTGGTTACAATCAAGGTGGCGGCTTCAACCAAGATCAACAATACGGCGCACCGCAAGGTGGTGGCTACCAAGGCGGCGCTGCTCCAGCTCCGCAACAAAACCGCCCACAACAAGGCGGCTACGGTAATCAGGCTCCCGCGCACAACGCACCGCAACAACCCGCTGGATTTGATTCATTTGATGATGATATTCCGTTCTGA
- a CDS encoding MerR family DNA-binding protein produces MKAHATLATSAATRVMCYGGFRLSALPSVGIPLKQINDALASLPHNTSPTQADWKKLSTDWRKDLDLRILQLQKLRNTLDDCIGCGCLSIERCRLRNPLDQLADEGPGAHYLWIKEVTE; encoded by the coding sequence TTGAAAGCACACGCAACGCTGGCAACCAGCGCCGCTACGCGCGTGATGTGTTACGGCGGGTTTCGTTTATCCGCGTTGCCCAGTGTAGGCATTCCGCTAAAACAGATTAATGATGCACTCGCCAGCTTGCCGCACAACACGTCACCCACGCAGGCAGACTGGAAAAAACTTTCAACCGATTGGCGAAAAGATTTAGACCTGCGAATTCTGCAACTACAAAAATTACGCAATACATTGGATGATTGCATAGGCTGCGGCTGTCTTTCCATAGAACGCTGCCGCTTGCGCAACCCTCTAGATCAACTTGCTGATGAAGGACCAGGTGCACATTATTTGTGGATAAAGGAAGTTACCGAATAA
- a CDS encoding MerR family DNA-binding transcriptional regulator, with protein sequence MNKELEAAGIAPHRSVGEVAKRSGVSISTLHFYEKKGLIESTRNAGNQRRYARDVLRRVSFIRVAQCRHSAKTD encoded by the coding sequence ATGAACAAAGAATTAGAAGCCGCAGGAATAGCACCGCATCGTTCAGTAGGCGAAGTCGCAAAGCGCAGTGGAGTCTCTATATCCACCCTGCACTTTTATGAAAAGAAAGGTTTGATTGAAAGCACACGCAACGCTGGCAACCAGCGCCGCTACGCGCGTGATGTGTTACGGCGGGTTTCGTTTATCCGCGTTGCCCAGTGTAGGCATTCCGCTAAAACAGATTAA
- a CDS encoding antibiotic biosynthesis monooxygenase family protein encodes MIGFMVNDQLRLRVDKFVVPEAVHQQFVEKMKYLQQTLRRLPGCKSANVLSKTEGAGEYNVITLVEWENEAAIADAFSVMQQKFAEEKFDPKEFTRALGVKADLGFYKIV; translated from the coding sequence ATGATTGGTTTTATGGTTAACGATCAGTTGCGGTTGCGTGTCGATAAGTTTGTAGTGCCTGAGGCTGTGCACCAGCAGTTCGTGGAAAAAATGAAATATCTTCAACAGACGCTTCGCCGTTTGCCTGGCTGCAAAAGTGCCAATGTGTTGAGTAAAACCGAGGGCGCGGGCGAGTACAACGTGATTACTTTGGTGGAATGGGAAAATGAGGCGGCCATTGCTGATGCTTTTTCTGTGATGCAGCAAAAGTTTGCGGAGGAAAAATTCGATCCCAAGGAGTTTACCCGCGCCTTGGGGGTGAAGGCAGATTTGGGTTTTTATAAAATCGTCTAG
- a CDS encoding helix-turn-helix domain-containing protein encodes MDSTRGGASTARLEDDKFSLSFEFKLSRQAQYPNAAHEMRFDTGNQSDLVDLSQYDQLSFSAKCAPANIIMFSAHIFEEKLTVPTDPDTYRGPVTFFSCNENWKHIELDLTRLETPQWWFDKYKLALSKKEYKLDKVHKLTFGSTFQSPFDVNAKVQLQEIVLSGRDWFYLYLLGGFLLAVWGGYGFWFFNRHTRAVITELRDKIQRDRPLVAYQQLSVEPHRDKEKSAILHFMATNYSNADLSLESMAATIGVSRTKINDILKTELGFTFTGYLNKLRLTEAARLLAEKEDANIAEIAYSVGYKNVSYFNKLFKEEYNCTPKSFKGLCDRAPEADQ; translated from the coding sequence ATGGACTCCACTCGGGGCGGTGCCTCAACCGCCCGCTTGGAAGACGACAAGTTCAGCCTGAGCTTTGAGTTCAAACTGTCTCGCCAGGCCCAATACCCTAACGCCGCCCACGAAATGCGCTTTGACACGGGCAACCAATCAGATTTGGTGGATTTATCGCAATACGATCAACTCTCTTTTAGTGCTAAATGCGCTCCCGCCAATATCATTATGTTTTCCGCACATATTTTTGAGGAAAAGCTGACAGTTCCTACAGATCCGGATACTTACCGTGGTCCGGTTACTTTCTTTTCGTGTAATGAAAACTGGAAGCATATTGAGCTGGATTTAACACGCCTGGAAACGCCTCAATGGTGGTTTGATAAGTACAAGCTCGCGCTCTCTAAAAAGGAGTACAAGCTGGATAAAGTGCACAAGTTGACCTTTGGTAGCACTTTCCAAAGCCCGTTTGATGTGAATGCCAAGGTGCAGTTGCAAGAGATTGTGTTGAGCGGGCGCGATTGGTTTTACCTTTATTTACTGGGCGGTTTTTTACTGGCAGTGTGGGGTGGCTATGGATTTTGGTTCTTTAACCGGCACACGCGAGCGGTGATTACCGAGCTGCGCGATAAAATCCAGCGCGACCGTCCCTTGGTAGCCTACCAACAGCTTTCGGTCGAGCCGCACCGGGATAAGGAAAAAAGCGCGATCCTGCATTTTATGGCGACCAATTATTCCAATGCCGATTTGAGTCTGGAATCCATGGCGGCGACAATTGGCGTGAGCCGAACCAAAATTAACGACATCCTCAAAACCGAATTGGGTTTTACCTTTACAGGTTACCTCAACAAGCTTCGCCTTACGGAGGCGGCGCGGTTGCTGGCAGAAAAGGAGGATGCGAACATCGCGGAGATCGCCTATTCCGTGGGTTACAAAAACGTGTCCTATTTTAATAAGTTGTTTAAAGAGGAGTACAACTGCACGCCCAAAAGTTTCAAAGGATTGTGTGATCGAGCTCCCGAAGCGGATCAGTAA
- a CDS encoding glycoside hydrolase family 5 protein: MKIISAVILLGLFSATSACGGGGGGSSSPAPGGQASTSVAGTSSSSSSVVSSSSSSSSSSSSSSSSSSSPSSVAAAYPSYNTKPLAPDMTGVGSTAVQIASKIKIGFNIGNTLEATGGKSETYWGNPKITKEFVAFVKQSGFNAIRLPASWDQYSNQATAEIDAAWLNRVKEVVQYCVDNDVYVVLNIHWDGGWLENNVVPEKQAQNNAKQKAFWEQIATLLRDFDERVIFASANEPNVENAAQMAVLQSYHQTFIDTVRATGGKNAYRVLVLQGPSTDVEKTNKLWTQMPVDTVKDKLMAEIHYYTPWNYTGMTKDESWGNQFFYWGKGFHSTTDTAHNPTWGEEDTVDQMFKLMKTQFVDKGIPVLMGEFGTGVRKNLTGADLKLHLDSRAYYFNYIVKQARANGLLPFLWDTGDLLDRANNKVLDQQAYDALIQGTK; encoded by the coding sequence ATGAAAATAATAAGTGCAGTCATTCTGTTAGGCCTTTTTTCAGCAACATCGGCATGTGGTGGAGGCGGTGGCGGTAGCTCCTCGCCAGCACCAGGTGGCCAAGCGAGTACGAGCGTGGCGGGGACATCTTCAAGCTCATCCAGCGTGGTAAGTTCGTCCAGCTCGTCTTCTTCAAGTTCTTCATCTTCATCAAGCTCCTCAAGTTCGCCCAGTTCCGTGGCGGCGGCTTATCCAAGTTACAATACCAAACCTTTGGCGCCTGACATGACCGGCGTGGGCAGCACTGCGGTGCAGATTGCCAGCAAAATCAAAATTGGTTTCAACATTGGCAATACCCTGGAGGCAACCGGCGGCAAATCGGAAACCTATTGGGGCAACCCAAAAATCACCAAAGAATTCGTTGCCTTTGTAAAACAATCCGGTTTTAACGCCATACGTTTGCCAGCGTCCTGGGATCAATACTCTAATCAGGCGACTGCCGAAATTGATGCTGCCTGGCTAAACCGTGTTAAAGAGGTGGTGCAGTACTGTGTCGATAACGATGTATATGTTGTCCTGAACATCCATTGGGACGGAGGCTGGCTGGAAAACAATGTAGTGCCAGAAAAGCAGGCGCAAAATAATGCCAAGCAAAAAGCTTTTTGGGAGCAGATTGCAACGCTCTTGCGCGACTTTGATGAGCGCGTGATTTTTGCCAGCGCCAACGAACCCAATGTGGAAAACGCCGCGCAGATGGCGGTGCTGCAGTCTTATCACCAAACCTTCATCGACACAGTGCGCGCTACCGGCGGCAAAAATGCGTACCGCGTATTGGTATTGCAGGGACCAAGTACTGATGTTGAAAAAACCAACAAGCTCTGGACACAAATGCCTGTCGATACCGTGAAAGACAAGCTTATGGCCGAGATCCATTACTACACGCCCTGGAACTATACCGGCATGACCAAAGACGAAAGCTGGGGTAACCAATTTTTCTACTGGGGCAAAGGTTTTCATTCCACTACTGATACCGCGCACAACCCTACCTGGGGCGAAGAAGACACGGTTGATCAAATGTTTAAGTTAATGAAAACCCAATTTGTTGATAAAGGCATTCCGGTCCTTATGGGCGAGTTTGGTACGGGCGTGCGTAAAAATTTAACGGGTGCAGATTTGAAATTGCATTTGGATAGTCGCGCTTATTATTTCAACTACATCGTTAAGCAGGCGCGCGCTAACGGACTCTTGCCGTTCTTATGGGATACCGGCGATTTGTTGGATCGTGCCAATAACAAAGTGTTGGATCAGCAAGCCTACGACGCGCTAATTCAAGGTACAAAATAG